One segment of Thermoanaerobacter kivui DNA contains the following:
- a CDS encoding ABC transporter ATP-binding protein has protein sequence MKIVKMKEVIKRFGDVIALDNVNLEIEEGEIYGLLGPNGAGKTTAISIICGLISFDRGEVYVFDKDIRKDAEFIKKNIGIVPQDVAIYGDLTAYENVKFFASLYGLRGKELKESVEMALEFVGLSDKAKEVPNKFSGGMKRRLNIACAIAHRPKLIIMDEPTVGIDPQSRNHILESVKKLNEMGSTIIYTSHYMEEVEAICTRISIMDHGKVIAEGTKEELTSMVTDVNTVYIEIGSIDGIKEEELKGIKGVKAVEIRDSTIKITSLKDVSNFDDIIHYFISKNIPIRNLRNEIPDLETVFLTLTGRKLRD, from the coding sequence ATGAAGATAGTTAAAATGAAGGAGGTAATAAAAAGGTTTGGTGATGTTATAGCTTTAGACAATGTAAATTTAGAAATAGAAGAAGGAGAAATTTACGGTCTATTGGGTCCTAATGGGGCAGGGAAGACGACAGCTATAAGCATAATCTGCGGACTGATAAGTTTTGACAGGGGTGAAGTCTATGTTTTTGACAAAGACATACGTAAAGATGCTGAATTTATAAAGAAAAATATAGGTATTGTTCCTCAGGATGTTGCTATTTATGGAGATTTAACGGCCTATGAAAATGTAAAGTTTTTTGCAAGTCTTTATGGACTTAGGGGAAAAGAGCTAAAAGAAAGTGTAGAGATGGCATTAGAGTTTGTAGGTCTTTCAGATAAAGCGAAAGAAGTACCAAATAAATTTTCAGGTGGTATGAAAAGAAGGCTAAATATTGCCTGTGCCATTGCCCATAGACCTAAATTAATAATAATGGATGAACCTACAGTAGGTATAGACCCTCAATCGAGGAATCACATTTTGGAATCTGTTAAAAAGTTAAATGAAATGGGTAGTACAATTATTTACACAAGTCACTATATGGAGGAAGTAGAGGCTATCTGCACGCGGATTTCTATAATGGACCATGGCAAGGTTATAGCTGAAGGAACAAAGGAAGAACTCACTTCAATGGTTACAGATGTGAATACAGTTTATATTGAAATTGGCTCAATTGATGGAATAAAAGAGGAGGAATTGAAAGGAATAAAGGGTGTAAAAGCTGTTGAGATAAGAGATAGCACGATAAAGATAACAAGTTTAAAAGATGTGAGCAATTTTGATGATATAATCCACTATTTTATTTCAAAAAACATACCAATACGTAACCTAAGAAACGAAATTCCCGATTTGGAGACAGTTTTTCTTACCCTGACAGGAAGAAAATTGAGAGATTAG
- a CDS encoding TolB-like translocation protein has translation MRKLFLFLTMVMFFLTSCDVVKLKESSTTRKEPPIRLVFSLPNSSEDFDNTLYTVLLYDSNSNKIASEFLKNKRIGYYKLSPRQDKIVVGIHYDAASFEYYVINIDGSAPERLTLPVRDGIYPVWSNDGEYIYGISPDSLNAKSGYIFSYDVNKGTFEKYPLEGEINSCGKIKPYFNNKGVLFICDNKINYLNFENKVVKPVYSFNGSVTYGSLDKSRTIFVLNDEKNCLDVLDGNNFKIIKTYKNILKYKFYSLDSMAFPDGEHVIFKIYKYDDKGNFIEAPIVSVDLNGNVRELKESDNLEWNSVKFISERKLAGVSRAEKVLFYDLNSFQDMPYMETVLCRNNEIGYLKKLKIALPNGWKEKFTGGNEVYILNSKDEINGGIYVISYYKDQYFGGFLLNHSELLKKEDIKTPIGEGKIAVLRRSPPAASNDPTTYIEIFGIIPIADNDLAYCIWLGPLKDDVKTINEAVRIMEYMMKNLNTM, from the coding sequence ATGAGAAAATTATTTTTATTTCTTACTATGGTGATGTTCTTTTTAACTTCCTGTGATGTAGTAAAGCTTAAAGAATCATCCACAACTAGGAAAGAACCACCTATAAGGCTGGTATTTTCACTTCCTAATTCAAGCGAAGATTTTGATAATACCCTTTATACCGTCCTTTTGTACGACAGCAATTCTAACAAAATAGCAAGTGAATTTTTAAAAAATAAACGCATTGGATATTATAAATTATCACCAAGACAAGACAAAATTGTTGTGGGAATCCATTACGATGCTGCTTCATTTGAATACTATGTGATAAACATTGATGGCAGCGCTCCAGAAAGACTTACTCTTCCTGTAAGAGATGGAATATATCCAGTGTGGAGTAATGATGGGGAGTATATCTATGGTATTTCACCGGATTCTTTAAATGCTAAAAGTGGGTATATATTTTCTTATGATGTAAATAAAGGAACATTTGAGAAGTATCCTTTAGAAGGTGAAATAAATTCTTGCGGCAAAATCAAACCATATTTTAACAATAAAGGGGTGCTGTTTATTTGTGATAACAAAATAAACTATCTAAATTTTGAAAACAAGGTCGTAAAGCCGGTTTACAGTTTTAACGGAAGTGTAACGTATGGGAGTTTAGATAAAAGTAGAACTATATTTGTGCTAAACGATGAGAAAAACTGCTTAGATGTTTTGGATGGAAATAACTTCAAAATAATAAAAACGTACAAAAACATTTTAAAATACAAATTTTATTCGCTTGACAGTATGGCATTTCCGGATGGTGAACATGTTATATTCAAGATTTATAAATATGACGATAAAGGTAATTTTATAGAGGCTCCTATAGTAAGTGTTGATTTAAATGGAAATGTGAGGGAATTAAAGGAAAGCGATAATTTGGAATGGAATTCAGTGAAATTTATTTCTGAAAGGAAGCTGGCTGGCGTTAGTCGAGCTGAGAAAGTACTCTTTTATGATTTAAATAGCTTTCAAGATATGCCCTATATGGAAACGGTACTTTGCCGCAATAATGAGATTGGGTATTTAAAAAAACTCAAGATTGCTCTGCCAAATGGGTGGAAGGAGAAATTTACAGGCGGAAATGAAGTTTATATCTTAAATTCAAAGGATGAAATTAACGGTGGTATATATGTTATAAGTTATTACAAAGACCAATATTTTGGAGGTTTTCTTCTAAATCACAGCGAACTTTTAAAAAAAGAAGATATAAAAACTCCTATCGGAGAAGGAAAAATTGCCGTTTTGAGGAGAAGCCCTCCTGCTGCTTCCAATGACCCTACAACATATATTGAGATTTTTGGAATTATTCCAATTGCAGACAATGATTTAGCTTACTGCATATGGCTTGGACCATTAAAGGATGATGTAAAAACTATAAATGAGGCTGTAAGAATAATGGAATACATGATGAAAAATTTAAATACAATGTGA
- a CDS encoding MBL fold metallo-hydrolase, whose protein sequence is MNIKWLGHACFKLTSEKGTVIVTDPFDESVGYPMPNVKADIVTSSHSHFDHNYFKAVKGNFDIVDTVGEHNIKGINIKGVNTFHDDEHGAKRGKNIVFVFDIDGIRVCHMGDLGHVLTEKQVEEIGPVDVLLIPVGGYYTIDAKQAVEVMNQLKPKITIPMHYKTEFINFPIDTVDNFLEMTGGKKILSTEIGITKKDLEGEPKVIALNYQYSV, encoded by the coding sequence ATGAATATAAAATGGTTGGGACATGCCTGTTTTAAGTTGACATCCGAGAAGGGTACGGTCATTGTCACAGACCCTTTTGATGAATCAGTTGGGTACCCTATGCCAAATGTGAAGGCAGACATTGTGACATCTTCTCATTCCCATTTTGACCACAATTATTTTAAGGCGGTAAAGGGAAACTTTGATATTGTTGACACAGTAGGAGAACATAATATAAAAGGTATCAACATAAAAGGTGTAAATACATTTCACGATGACGAGCATGGTGCAAAAAGAGGCAAAAATATAGTTTTTGTCTTTGATATTGATGGAATCAGAGTCTGTCACATGGGAGATTTGGGACATGTTTTAACAGAAAAGCAAGTTGAAGAAATAGGACCAGTTGATGTTCTACTCATTCCTGTTGGAGGCTATTATACAATTGATGCAAAACAAGCGGTAGAAGTGATGAACCAGTTAAAGCCTAAAATAACTATACCAATGCACTATAAAACGGAGTTTATTAATTTCCCTATTGATACTGTGGATAACTTTTTGGAAATGACAGGTGGCAAAAAGATTTTATCCACAGAAATAGGTATTACTAAGAAAGATCTAGAAGGTGAGCCAAAAGTAATTGCTTTAAATTATCAATATTCTGTATAA
- the argS gene encoding arginine--tRNA ligase, which yields MENIVQKVKDEIKNVVINAIENSIKEGLIAVNDIPEIEIEEPKERQHGDLAINTAMVMAKQAKMPPKKIAEIIVSKMDTSNTFIERIEVAGPGFINFFLKDKFLEETLKLVYERGKDYGRVNIGNGKKVQVEFVSANPTGPMHMGNARGGALGDALASVLQYAGYNVTREFYINDAGNQIEKFGYSLEARYLQLLGIPAEVPEGGYHGEDIIDRAREFLEIYGDKYKDVPSEERRRALIEYGLKKNLEKIKEDLELYGIEYDVWFSEQSLYDSGEVYKVIEELKQKGYTYEKDGALWFKMTLFGAEKDDVLVRSNGFPTYLASDIAYHKNKFITRGFDWVINVWGADHHGHVAPMKGAMQALGIDPDRLDVVLMQLVKLIEGGQVVKMSKRTGRMVTLRDLIDEVGKDAARFFFNMRSADSPIDFDLDLAKEQSNENPVFYVQYAHARICSIIRQLEETGVKIDNIDEVDLSLLKEEEEKELIKKLAYFPEEITIAAKTLAPHRITRYVLDVASLFHSFYNSHRVKGVEEDLMKARFVLILAVKTVIKNALDILKITAPERM from the coding sequence TTGGAAAACATTGTACAAAAGGTAAAAGATGAAATAAAAAATGTGGTGATAAATGCTATAGAGAACTCAATAAAAGAGGGTTTAATAGCTGTAAATGACATTCCAGAAATAGAAATAGAAGAACCAAAGGAAAGGCAGCATGGTGACCTTGCAATAAACACAGCGATGGTGATGGCAAAGCAGGCTAAAATGCCTCCTAAAAAAATTGCAGAAATTATTGTTTCAAAAATGGACACTTCAAATACTTTTATAGAAAGAATTGAAGTGGCAGGACCTGGCTTTATCAATTTCTTTTTGAAGGATAAATTTTTGGAAGAAACTTTAAAGCTCGTTTATGAACGAGGAAAAGATTATGGACGTGTAAATATAGGAAATGGCAAGAAAGTGCAAGTGGAATTTGTATCGGCAAATCCGACGGGTCCTATGCATATGGGAAATGCAAGAGGCGGCGCTTTGGGAGATGCGTTGGCTTCCGTCCTTCAGTATGCAGGATATAATGTGACTAGGGAATTTTATATAAACGATGCAGGAAATCAGATTGAAAAGTTTGGATATTCCCTTGAGGCGAGATACCTTCAATTATTGGGAATACCTGCTGAAGTGCCTGAAGGTGGCTATCACGGAGAGGACATAATAGATAGAGCAAGAGAGTTTTTGGAAATTTACGGAGATAAGTATAAAGATGTGCCATCAGAAGAGAGAAGAAGGGCACTCATAGAATATGGACTTAAGAAAAATTTAGAGAAAATAAAAGAGGATTTAGAACTCTACGGGATAGAATATGACGTGTGGTTTTCTGAACAATCTCTTTATGACAGCGGAGAAGTATATAAAGTAATTGAAGAGCTTAAGCAAAAAGGGTATACTTATGAAAAAGACGGGGCTTTGTGGTTTAAAATGACATTATTTGGTGCGGAAAAAGACGATGTATTAGTTAGGTCTAATGGATTTCCTACCTATTTGGCTTCTGACATAGCCTATCACAAAAATAAATTTATAACTCGCGGATTTGATTGGGTTATAAATGTTTGGGGTGCGGATCACCATGGCCATGTTGCTCCTATGAAAGGAGCGATGCAGGCACTTGGCATAGACCCTGATAGGCTTGATGTTGTTTTAATGCAGCTTGTGAAACTCATAGAGGGCGGTCAAGTTGTTAAAATGTCCAAAAGGACAGGCAGAATGGTGACACTACGAGATCTGATAGATGAAGTAGGAAAAGATGCAGCAAGATTCTTTTTCAACATGAGGTCTGCAGACAGCCCGATTGATTTTGACCTTGACTTGGCTAAAGAGCAATCGAATGAAAATCCAGTATTTTATGTCCAGTATGCCCATGCGAGGATTTGCTCAATTATTAGACAGTTAGAAGAAACTGGAGTAAAGATAGATAATATAGATGAAGTAGATTTAAGCCTTTTAAAAGAAGAAGAGGAAAAAGAATTAATTAAAAAATTGGCATATTTCCCAGAAGAAATTACCATTGCTGCAAAGACATTGGCACCTCATAGGATTACGAGATATGTACTTGATGTAGCATCGCTTTTCCATTCTTTTTACAACAGTCACAGAGTAAAAGGCGTAGAAGAAGATTTGATGAAAGCAAGGTTTGTGCTCATATTAGCAGTAAAGACTGTCATAAAGAACGCTTTAGATATATTAAAAATAACTGCACCAGAGAGAATGTAA
- a CDS encoding DUF1934 domain-containing protein: protein MKKAIISVKGTQRNTQNESDTIELVTEGNFYIKGNAFYVVYEETELSGMNGTTTTLKITDDKVTLIRFGTNKSKMVFEKNKRYESDYYTPYGRIFLGILPTDLKVDMSEVGGEVTIKYALDFNNKTVSNNELYLKVREVN, encoded by the coding sequence TTGAAAAAAGCGATTATATCTGTTAAAGGTACTCAGAGAAATACTCAAAATGAGTCTGATACAATAGAGCTTGTGACAGAAGGCAATTTTTACATTAAAGGCAATGCTTTTTACGTGGTTTATGAAGAAACCGAATTATCAGGGATGAATGGAACGACTACCACTTTGAAGATAACTGATGATAAAGTCACTCTTATACGTTTTGGCACTAATAAATCGAAGATGGTTTTTGAGAAAAACAAAAGATATGAATCAGATTATTATACCCCTTACGGAAGAATTTTTTTAGGAATACTACCAACGGACTTAAAAGTAGATATGTCAGAAGTTGGTGGTGAGGTTACTATAAAATATGCCCTTGACTTTAACAACAAGACCGTCAGTAATAATGAACTATACTTAAAAGTTCGGGAGGTAAACTGA
- a CDS encoding D-alanine--D-alanine ligase family protein encodes MGKVRVAVLFGGQSGEHEVSLMSAKSIINNLDKDKYEIYMVGITKKGEWYLYKGDVEKVETGEWEKEGIPAIMGASTKYRGIITFEDRKNDFYPIDVVFPVLHGPNGEDGTIQGLLELLEMPYVGANVLSSALCMDKVFTKRIFKEAGLPTPDFVVVYRNEIEDLEAIKKKIEHLGYPCFVKPANLGSSVGITKVHNEEELTGALKLAAKYDRKLLIERGIDAREIECSVLGNENPQASIAGEIVPSNEFYDYNAKYFDGGKSLLLIPAPLPDKKMEEVRQLAIKAYKALDLRGMARVDFLMDRNTGILYLNEVNTIPGFTKISMYPKLWEASGKPYSVLLDDLINLALQAYNEKCSEW; translated from the coding sequence ATGGGGAAAGTAAGAGTAGCGGTTTTATTTGGAGGACAATCAGGAGAGCATGAGGTTTCTTTGATGTCTGCAAAATCAATTATAAACAATCTCGATAAAGATAAGTACGAAATTTATATGGTAGGTATTACTAAAAAAGGTGAATGGTATCTATACAAAGGAGATGTAGAAAAAGTAGAAACTGGAGAATGGGAAAAAGAAGGGATTCCGGCGATTATGGGAGCTTCTACAAAGTATAGAGGCATAATAACTTTCGAAGATAGGAAAAATGATTTTTATCCAATAGACGTGGTATTCCCTGTTTTACATGGTCCCAATGGAGAAGATGGTACTATACAAGGGCTTTTAGAACTTTTAGAGATGCCTTATGTAGGTGCTAACGTCCTTTCTTCTGCTTTATGTATGGATAAAGTCTTCACAAAAAGAATTTTTAAAGAAGCGGGACTGCCTACGCCTGATTTTGTAGTAGTTTATAGAAATGAAATTGAGGATTTGGAAGCTATTAAAAAGAAAATTGAACACTTAGGATATCCTTGTTTTGTAAAACCTGCTAATTTGGGGTCGAGTGTTGGCATTACCAAAGTCCACAATGAGGAAGAACTTACTGGGGCCTTGAAATTAGCTGCGAAATATGATAGAAAATTATTAATAGAAAGAGGAATAGATGCCCGGGAGATTGAATGTTCTGTGTTAGGCAATGAAAATCCGCAAGCCTCTATTGCAGGAGAAATTGTTCCTTCTAATGAATTCTATGATTATAATGCTAAATATTTTGATGGGGGTAAATCTCTTCTCTTAATACCTGCACCACTTCCTGATAAAAAAATGGAAGAAGTAAGGCAGTTGGCTATAAAGGCGTACAAAGCATTGGATTTAAGGGGTATGGCGCGAGTAGACTTTTTGATGGATAGAAACACAGGTATCCTTTATCTAAATGAAGTTAATACCATTCCTGGGTTTACGAAAATAAGCATGTATCCTAAATTATGGGAGGCAAGTGGAAAGCCTTATTCTGTGTTGCTGGATGACCTCATAAATTTGGCATTGCAGGCTTATAATGAAAAGTGCAGCGAATGGTAA
- a CDS encoding small, acid-soluble spore protein, alpha/beta type, with the protein MGRRRGLMSDQLKYELAKELGVYDTVMKEGWGSVSSRNCGNLVKLAIEKAEKMLVENYNNGNTTF; encoded by the coding sequence ATGGGTAGACGCAGAGGCTTGATGTCCGACCAGCTTAAATATGAGTTGGCTAAAGAACTCGGCGTTTACGACACAGTAATGAAGGAAGGTTGGGGAAGTGTTTCTTCTAGAAATTGCGGTAATCTTGTAAAACTTGCAATCGAAAAAGCAGAAAAAATGCTTGTAGAAAATTATAACAACGGAAATACCACCTTCTAA
- the ypeB gene encoding germination protein YpeB codes for MVKRGLTAFVLLLLLTIGAWGYRQYIEKISYHRYLQAQYDRSFYQLVSNVENIETSMGKLMVASSDKTTIPILDEIWREAFSGQEHLNQLPIGQPEIDNTSKFLTQIGDYSYSLTRKVAAGQKLTQQDLETIAKLHNYAVFLGKNLQDLRKRIQGGYELGNLRKKGTQKMGQIDSKILNVKMNTVNQTMTNYPTLIYDGPFSESLAKRTPKGLSGPDVSYDRAVQIARDFLGKPVESQNKYSPNNGKIKAYGVELKVTGKLPVYINVSKKGGHVVWMMDQRSVTKINISQSQALQYARKFLEQRGFKNMENTYSMKADGSVQFNFVPVKNDVYLYPDIVKVKVALDNGDIIGFDATAYYMNHTTRKLEKPKLTEAEAKEKVSKNLKLEGAKLTLIPLENGKEVLAYEFKGTYNGDTFYVYINALNGNEEKILKVIKTEHGDLTM; via the coding sequence ATGGTAAAACGAGGTTTGACGGCTTTTGTTCTGCTTCTCCTATTAACCATTGGAGCATGGGGATACAGGCAATACATTGAAAAAATTTCCTACCATAGGTATTTACAAGCTCAATACGATAGGTCTTTTTATCAGCTGGTGTCTAATGTGGAAAATATTGAAACTTCTATGGGGAAATTGATGGTGGCTTCTTCTGATAAAACGACTATTCCCATTTTAGATGAAATATGGAGGGAGGCTTTTTCAGGTCAAGAGCATTTAAACCAACTTCCTATAGGTCAGCCTGAAATAGACAACACTTCGAAGTTTTTAACACAAATTGGAGATTATTCTTACAGCCTTACCAGAAAAGTTGCGGCAGGGCAAAAGTTGACGCAACAAGACTTAGAAACGATTGCAAAACTACATAACTATGCTGTATTTCTTGGCAAAAATCTTCAAGATTTAAGAAAAAGGATTCAAGGCGGGTATGAACTTGGGAATTTGCGCAAAAAAGGAACACAAAAAATGGGGCAAATTGACAGTAAAATCTTAAATGTAAAAATGAATACAGTCAATCAGACAATGACAAATTATCCCACTTTAATTTACGATGGTCCTTTTTCTGAAAGTTTAGCTAAAAGAACTCCCAAGGGATTATCAGGACCTGATGTTTCTTATGACAGAGCTGTTCAAATAGCGAGAGATTTTTTAGGAAAACCTGTAGAGTCACAGAACAAGTATAGTCCCAATAACGGTAAAATAAAGGCATATGGTGTAGAATTGAAAGTTACAGGTAAATTGCCTGTGTATATAAATGTCAGCAAAAAAGGCGGGCATGTAGTATGGATGATGGACCAAAGAAGTGTGACAAAAATAAACATATCTCAGTCCCAAGCGCTTCAATATGCCAGAAAATTCTTGGAACAACGTGGTTTCAAAAACATGGAAAACACTTATTCTATGAAGGCAGATGGCAGTGTACAGTTTAACTTTGTTCCTGTAAAAAATGATGTGTATTTGTATCCTGATATTGTTAAGGTGAAAGTAGCCCTTGATAATGGGGATATAATAGGTTTTGATGCCACAGCTTATTATATGAATCATACCACAAGGAAACTAGAAAAACCAAAACTGACAGAAGCGGAAGCTAAAGAAAAGGTAAGTAAAAACTTAAAACTGGAAGGAGCTAAACTTACTCTTATTCCTCTTGAAAATGGAAAAGAAGTATTAGCCTATGAATTTAAAGGCACCTATAACGGAGATACTTTCTATGTATATATAAACGCTTTAAATGGGAATGAAGAAAAAATATTGAAAGTCATAAAAACAGAACATGGAGATTTGACCATGTAG
- the sleB gene encoding spore cortex-lytic enzyme: MKRDFIFRLKIIIAVLAIFITATLEYTAYNLNKTAMSNLYWGNTGSDVAKVQSRLKDWGYYNGAVDGFFGVRTWLAVRKFQAYNGLNVTGIVDDDTKVALGFTTTAQDIAATYQASTSVTTNDDAYLLAMLINGEARGEPYIGKVAVGAVVMNRVRDPRFPKTIAGVIFQPGAFSAVDDGQMWLPPTNDSIRAARDAIAGWDPTGGALYYYNAARVTNYWIFNRPIITQIGSHIFAR; the protein is encoded by the coding sequence ATGAAGAGGGATTTTATTTTTAGGTTAAAAATTATCATAGCGGTACTTGCTATTTTTATAACTGCGACGTTAGAATACACTGCTTATAATTTAAATAAAACAGCAATGTCAAATCTTTATTGGGGAAATACCGGCAGCGATGTGGCTAAAGTTCAATCGAGGCTTAAGGATTGGGGATATTACAACGGAGCGGTTGACGGCTTTTTTGGTGTAAGAACATGGTTGGCAGTGAGGAAATTCCAAGCATACAACGGCCTTAATGTAACGGGAATTGTGGATGACGATACAAAAGTGGCTTTAGGATTTACAACTACTGCTCAAGATATAGCTGCTACTTATCAAGCTTCTACTTCTGTTACGACAAATGACGACGCATATCTTTTGGCAATGCTCATAAACGGGGAAGCGAGAGGGGAACCTTATATTGGAAAAGTTGCAGTTGGAGCTGTGGTGATGAATAGAGTAAGAGACCCGAGGTTTCCAAAAACTATAGCAGGTGTTATATTTCAACCTGGGGCTTTTTCAGCAGTAGATGATGGTCAAATGTGGCTACCTCCTACAAATGACAGCATAAGGGCGGCAAGAGATGCGATTGCTGGATGGGACCCTACCGGTGGTGCATTGTATTATTACAACGCTGCAAGGGTGACAAATTATTGGATATTTAATAGACCTATTATAACTCAAATAGGTAGCCATATATTTGCAAGGTGA
- the spoIIR gene encoding stage II sporulation protein R: MKKIIAFIVVVAVISGYFNTPKTSALQKEDLSRKLIRFHVIANSDSQQDQQLKLKVRDAILFNLNPKFEKAKSVKESEKIIKENLDEIKKIAQEEILNDGKNYDVKVMYGKYDFPTRYYGAITLPAGSYNALKVVIGNGEGKNWWCVMFPPLCFIDITHGITDSKAKEEMAKYLTKDEMEIIESDKTEIKFKIAEILEKYYNKLKMAWNK; encoded by the coding sequence ATGAAAAAAATAATTGCTTTTATAGTAGTAGTTGCGGTTATATCTGGGTATTTTAATACGCCAAAGACTTCAGCGCTTCAAAAAGAAGATTTATCTCGAAAATTGATACGCTTTCATGTAATTGCTAACAGCGATTCGCAACAAGACCAACAGCTTAAACTTAAGGTTAGGGATGCGATACTTTTTAATTTAAATCCTAAATTTGAAAAGGCAAAGAGCGTCAAAGAATCCGAAAAAATCATAAAGGAAAACCTGGATGAAATTAAAAAAATTGCTCAAGAGGAAATTTTAAATGACGGAAAAAATTATGATGTGAAGGTAATGTACGGTAAGTACGATTTTCCTACAAGATATTATGGAGCTATAACTCTTCCAGCAGGAAGCTACAATGCTCTTAAGGTGGTTATAGGAAATGGTGAAGGTAAGAATTGGTGGTGTGTCATGTTTCCTCCCCTTTGCTTTATAGATATTACCCATGGCATAACTGACTCAAAAGCAAAAGAGGAAATGGCAAAATATCTTACAAAAGACGAAATGGAAATTATTGAAAGTGATAAGACGGAAATAAAATTTAAGATAGCAGAGATTTTGGAAAAATACTACAACAAACTTAAGATGGCTTGGAATAAATAA
- a CDS encoding Ger(x)C family spore germination protein, which translates to MKKKLEVIILLLLSAVLLTGCWDKVEIEDRAFVMAIGIDLSSSSTKRYVVTFQFPNAAQIAKGTSGGGGGSERPSFAVSEVADTIFSASRHISTRLNKALYLGHTQVIILGKDVGEDRDKFQQVLDSLDRSYELSRKLRLLVTPQRAQDILLKKYEIEPNTGAYIRDIFKQYNRTSIFPSIDYNKIIKSLHETNGNAIIPKIVAGKEDIKIAGSAIIKNYRLVGWMEDDENMGYMWLTGLVKGGDVSIIMPGDGENIKVPFNISNVSRRRSVKEENGKIVYEVKLEVEGDITEYTFEKHGKMMETNVLNVMEKKTSERIKQMTKKAIDRFQKDLKVDMLGVGDYIEKHNPTLWEKVGKNWNDIFPDIEIKVDVSSHVRRIGLFR; encoded by the coding sequence ATGAAGAAAAAACTTGAAGTTATAATATTGCTACTTTTGAGTGCGGTTTTATTGACAGGCTGTTGGGATAAAGTAGAAATAGAAGATAGAGCTTTTGTCATGGCAATTGGCATCGACTTGTCTTCTTCATCTACCAAAAGGTATGTTGTCACTTTTCAATTCCCTAATGCTGCTCAAATAGCAAAAGGTACCAGTGGAGGTGGAGGAGGAAGTGAAAGACCAAGCTTTGCAGTTTCTGAAGTGGCAGATACTATCTTCTCTGCTTCAAGGCATATTAGCACAAGACTTAATAAGGCGTTATATTTAGGGCACACGCAAGTTATTATTTTGGGAAAAGATGTTGGAGAAGACAGAGATAAATTTCAGCAAGTTTTAGACTCATTAGATAGAAGCTATGAACTGAGTCGTAAGTTACGTCTTCTTGTTACGCCTCAAAGGGCGCAGGATATACTTCTTAAAAAATACGAAATTGAACCTAATACCGGTGCTTATATACGGGATATTTTTAAACAGTACAACCGAACATCAATATTTCCAAGTATTGATTATAACAAAATTATCAAGTCTCTTCATGAAACAAATGGGAATGCCATAATTCCTAAAATAGTTGCTGGCAAAGAGGACATCAAAATAGCGGGTTCTGCGATTATTAAGAATTACAGGCTTGTGGGATGGATGGAAGACGATGAAAATATGGGTTATATGTGGCTTACTGGCCTTGTTAAAGGTGGTGATGTATCTATTATAATGCCAGGGGATGGAGAAAATATAAAAGTGCCCTTTAACATTTCAAATGTCAGCAGGAGAAGGTCTGTAAAAGAGGAAAATGGGAAAATTGTTTATGAAGTGAAATTAGAGGTAGAAGGAGATATCACTGAATATACTTTTGAAAAACACGGTAAGATGATGGAAACAAATGTGTTAAACGTTATGGAAAAAAAGACCAGTGAAAGAATAAAGCAAATGACAAAAAAAGCAATAGATAGGTTTCAAAAAGATTTAAAAGTAGACATGTTAGGTGTTGGTGACTATATTGAAAAGCATAATCCAACACTGTGGGAAAAAGTCGGGAAGAATTGGAATGATATTTTCCCTGACATAGAGATAAAGGTTGATGTGTCTTCTCATGTGAGAAGAATAGGGCTTTTTAGATGA